In Nocardia yunnanensis, one DNA window encodes the following:
- a CDS encoding ferredoxin--NADP reductase, whose product MTTVDVPHSSRSAVLRVSAVINETADSCSLVFDVPEDLRERFSYQPGQFLTLRIPSELTGSVARCYSLASSPHTDDKPKVTVKRTVDGYASNWVCDNVKAGDTLEVLPPSGVFTPKNLDADLLLFAAGSGITPVMSILKSALARGGGRIVVVYANRDHEAVIFARELRELADKHPQRLVVVHWLEHLQGLPTTDALATLVAPYTAYEAFMCGPKPFMDRVHDALGQLGMPRNRTHAEVFNSLSGDPFAEVAPTEISAEEAADAATVEVELDGQTHEIPWPRSQTLVDIMLSKGLDVPYSCLEGECGSCACTVLEGEVAMENAEILDPEDIANGYILGCQARPVTDHLKIQF is encoded by the coding sequence ATGACCACCGTCGACGTACCGCACAGCTCGCGATCGGCCGTGCTGCGGGTATCCGCGGTCATCAACGAGACGGCCGACTCCTGCTCGCTGGTATTCGACGTGCCCGAAGACCTGCGTGAGCGCTTCAGCTACCAGCCCGGCCAGTTCCTGACCCTGCGCATCCCCAGCGAGCTGACCGGCTCCGTCGCCCGCTGCTACTCGCTGGCCAGCTCACCCCACACCGACGACAAGCCCAAGGTGACCGTCAAGCGCACCGTCGACGGGTATGCCTCGAACTGGGTGTGCGACAACGTGAAAGCCGGCGACACCCTCGAAGTACTGCCCCCGTCCGGCGTTTTCACACCCAAGAACCTCGACGCGGATCTGCTGCTGTTCGCGGCGGGCAGCGGTATCACCCCGGTGATGTCCATCCTCAAGTCGGCGCTCGCGCGCGGCGGCGGGCGCATCGTGGTGGTCTACGCCAACCGCGATCACGAGGCCGTCATCTTCGCCCGCGAACTGCGCGAGCTCGCCGACAAGCACCCGCAGCGGCTGGTCGTCGTGCACTGGCTCGAACACCTGCAGGGCCTGCCCACCACCGACGCGCTGGCCACCCTCGTCGCGCCCTACACCGCCTACGAGGCGTTCATGTGCGGGCCCAAGCCGTTCATGGATCGCGTCCACGACGCGCTGGGCCAGCTCGGCATGCCGCGCAACCGGACGCACGCCGAGGTCTTCAACTCGCTCTCCGGCGACCCGTTCGCCGAGGTCGCGCCCACCGAGATCAGCGCCGAGGAGGCCGCCGACGCGGCGACCGTCGAAGTGGAACTGGACGGCCAGACCCACGAAATCCCTTGGCCGCGTAGCCAGACGCTCGTCGACATCATGCTGTCCAAGGGTCTCGACGTGCCCTACTCCTGCCTCGAGGGCGAATGCGGCTCCTGCGCCTGCACCGTCCTCGAGGGCGAAGTCGCCATGGAGAACGCGGAAATCCTCGACCCCGAGGACATCGCCAACGGCTACATCCTCGGCTGCCAGGCCCGCCCGGTCACCGACCACCTGAAGATCCAGTTCTGA
- the mftR2 gene encoding mycofactocin system transcriptional regulator MftR2, with protein sequence MQTGGGGNTLSESEIVEAALRVVRQDGVEKLSMRRLSRELGVSPMAPYYYVADKRELLDLVATAALTGVRKPPLEFGTWQMRLRDLIDQIDEKLRKHPGLGDVLIEQMLGKQLDLIAAVMEILFDAGFDERNVLSAYATIHTYLFGRSKVNPRDRNALLDRVLPEAVERATKHLADLRGRYSYDFSMDVLIAGLEAQLVRQRDGHV encoded by the coding sequence ATGCAGACAGGCGGGGGCGGTAACACCCTCTCGGAATCCGAGATCGTCGAGGCCGCGCTGCGCGTGGTCCGGCAGGACGGCGTGGAGAAGCTGTCGATGCGGCGGCTGTCGCGCGAACTCGGAGTTTCGCCGATGGCTCCCTATTACTACGTGGCCGACAAGCGCGAGCTACTCGATCTGGTCGCGACCGCCGCGCTGACCGGCGTCCGCAAGCCGCCCCTCGAATTCGGCACGTGGCAAATGCGTTTGCGCGATCTGATCGACCAGATCGACGAAAAATTGCGCAAGCACCCGGGTCTCGGCGATGTGCTGATCGAGCAGATGCTCGGCAAACAGCTGGATCTCATCGCCGCCGTGATGGAAATCCTCTTCGACGCCGGATTCGACGAGCGCAATGTGCTCTCCGCCTACGCGACCATCCACACCTATCTGTTCGGGCGCTCGAAGGTGAACCCGCGCGATCGCAACGCGCTGCTGGATCGAGTGCTGCCCGAGGCGGTCGAACGCGCCACCAAACATCTGGCCGATCTGCGCGGCAGATACTCCTACGACTTCTCGATGGACGTACTGATCGCGGGCCTCGAGGCTCAGCTTGTCCGGCAGCGTGACGGCCACGTATAG
- the mftF gene encoding mycofactocin biosynthesis glycosyltransferase MftF (Members of this protein family, MftF, are glycosyltransferases, members of PF00535 (glycosyl transferase family 2). The encoding gene is found as part of the mycofactocin cassette, in Mycobacterium tuberculosis, many other Actinobacteria, and occasional members of other lineages. Mycofactocin itself, a putative redox carrier, is a heavily modified derivative of the C-terminal Val-Tyr dipeptide of the mycofactocin precursor MftA (TIGR03969).), translating into MRHDRLPDGFGVRIDPKVRTYSGGRLLVGGTPTRLLRLAPEAAALIGDGYLEVTDPASARVARRLLDSGVANPRPRLLPSLEDVTVIVPVHNNAPELSRLLSALRGHTVIVVDDGSDRPVRIPEQRGNRCRITVLRRDRRHGAAAARNFGLRAAATEFVAFLDPEVVPRTGWLEVMLGHFSDPKVALVAPRILAMDPDSTLLARYEHTRGSVHRGRRESAVHAHGPVPYVPSSAVLVRRLALLAEGGFDESMAAGGDVDLCWRLDRAGWRLRYEPAARVAHSNPVSLRKWFAHKVTHGTGVAPLAQRHPGLAAPLSLPIWTGVAALLLGTLSSWGIVGGLLTLGATMIRLRRVFAGLDNPTRVAAIYMTRGFTGGVWRLASAMSRHYWPITLLGMLCSRRVRHIAITLAMAEGLADWFTHREPGSLDPARYVLCKRLDDVAYGAGLWWGAARIRSAAALKPTLPSN; encoded by the coding sequence ATGCGCCATGATCGCCTTCCCGATGGTTTCGGGGTGCGAATCGATCCCAAGGTGCGCACTTATTCCGGTGGACGGCTCCTGGTCGGCGGCACGCCGACGAGGTTGCTACGGCTCGCGCCGGAAGCTGCGGCCTTGATCGGTGACGGCTACCTCGAGGTGACCGACCCCGCGTCGGCTCGGGTTGCCAGACGTCTTCTGGATTCCGGTGTGGCCAATCCGCGTCCGCGGTTGCTGCCGTCGCTGGAGGACGTCACCGTGATCGTGCCGGTGCACAACAATGCGCCCGAGCTGTCGCGACTGTTGTCGGCGCTGCGCGGTCACACGGTGATCGTGGTGGACGACGGCTCGGATCGGCCGGTGCGGATTCCGGAGCAGCGCGGCAATCGCTGCCGCATCACGGTGCTGCGCCGCGACCGGCGGCACGGGGCGGCGGCCGCCCGCAATTTCGGATTGCGCGCCGCGGCAACCGAATTCGTGGCCTTCCTGGATCCGGAGGTGGTGCCGCGCACCGGCTGGCTGGAGGTCATGCTGGGTCATTTCAGCGATCCGAAGGTGGCGCTGGTGGCCCCGCGCATTCTGGCCATGGATCCGGACTCCACGCTGCTGGCCCGCTACGAGCACACCCGCGGTTCGGTGCATCGCGGCCGCCGCGAGTCGGCGGTGCACGCGCACGGCCCGGTGCCGTACGTGCCGAGTTCGGCGGTGCTGGTGCGCCGGCTGGCGTTGCTGGCCGAGGGCGGCTTCGACGAGTCGATGGCGGCGGGCGGGGACGTCGATCTGTGCTGGCGGCTGGATCGGGCGGGTTGGCGGTTGCGCTACGAACCCGCCGCCCGGGTCGCGCACAGCAATCCGGTGTCGCTGCGAAAGTGGTTCGCGCACAAGGTCACTCACGGCACCGGCGTGGCTCCGCTGGCGCAGCGGCATCCGGGTCTGGCGGCCCCGCTGTCGCTGCCGATCTGGACCGGGGTGGCGGCGTTGCTGCTGGGCACGCTGTCGAGCTGGGGCATCGTCGGCGGTCTGCTGACCTTGGGCGCGACCATGATCCGGTTGCGCCGGGTCTTCGCCGGCCTCGACAATCCGACCCGGGTGGCCGCCATCTATATGACTCGCGGTTTCACCGGCGGGGTGTGGCGGCTGGCTTCGGCCATGTCCCGCCACTATTGGCCGATCACGCTGCTGGGCATGCTGTGTTCGCGGCGGGTCCGGCATATCGCGATCACCCTGGCCATGGCGGAGGGCTTGGCGGACTGGTTCACTCACCGGGAGCCGGGCAGCCTGGATCCGGCCCGCTACGTGCTGTGTAAACGACTCGACGATGTGGCCTACGGCGCGGGCCTGTGGTGGGGGGCGGCCCGCATTCGCAGTGCGGCCGCGTTGAAACCCACGCTGCCGTCGAATTAG
- a CDS encoding cytochrome P450, with translation MEDIDLTDLDRFAHGFPHAVFDHLRERQPVWWHPPTAHTPDGEGFWVLSRYADIVAVAGDSSTYSSESGGNRSGGGTLIEDLPADWAVGVLLNMMDDPRHAGVRKLLMPSVAPRTLKLIEDDLRQRAEILVDTALEQGECDFLLDLAAELPLQAVAQLLGVPQADRHQLFGWANVALDYDDRELGEATARTRQAVAETRAYGAKLFAAKATDPGDDLMSLVVHADVDGRPLTEMEQAMLFSLLIAAGSETTRNSIAVGMLALIERPEVWRSLRADRSQLDGAVEEMLRWASSTSYNRRTATRDTVLGGQRIRAGDKVTLWWTSANRDATVFTDPHRFDIGRRPNPHLAFGRGGHFCLGSNLARMEMRVLFGTLLDRVGGAELTGAVEYTRSNKHTGVRHLPVRLSGVGD, from the coding sequence GTGGAGGACATCGACCTGACCGATCTCGATCGCTTCGCGCACGGGTTTCCGCACGCGGTCTTCGATCACCTTCGCGAGCGACAGCCGGTGTGGTGGCATCCGCCCACCGCGCACACCCCCGACGGGGAGGGGTTCTGGGTGCTGAGCCGGTACGCGGACATCGTTGCCGTGGCCGGGGATTCGTCGACCTACTCCTCCGAGAGCGGTGGAAACCGCAGCGGCGGGGGCACGCTCATCGAGGATCTGCCCGCGGACTGGGCGGTCGGGGTGCTGCTGAACATGATGGACGATCCGCGGCACGCGGGCGTGCGCAAGCTGCTCATGCCCAGCGTCGCGCCGCGCACCCTGAAACTCATCGAGGACGATCTGCGGCAGCGGGCCGAGATACTGGTGGACACCGCGCTGGAGCAAGGCGAGTGCGATTTCCTGCTCGACCTCGCGGCCGAGCTCCCGTTGCAGGCGGTCGCGCAGCTGCTCGGGGTGCCGCAGGCCGATCGGCATCAGCTGTTCGGATGGGCCAATGTCGCATTGGATTACGACGATCGGGAGCTGGGTGAGGCCACCGCGCGCACCCGGCAGGCCGTGGCCGAGACCCGGGCCTACGGGGCGAAACTGTTCGCCGCCAAGGCCACCGATCCGGGCGACGATCTGATGTCGCTGGTCGTGCACGCCGACGTCGACGGGCGGCCGCTCACCGAGATGGAGCAGGCCATGCTGTTCAGCCTGCTCATCGCGGCGGGCAGTGAGACCACGCGCAATTCGATCGCGGTCGGCATGCTCGCGCTCATCGAACGCCCCGAGGTGTGGCGGTCGTTGCGCGCGGACCGCTCCCAACTCGACGGGGCCGTCGAGGAAATGCTGCGCTGGGCCTCCTCCACCTCCTACAACCGCCGCACCGCCACCCGCGACACCGTGCTCGGCGGACAGCGAATCCGGGCCGGGGACAAGGTGACCCTGTGGTGGACCTCCGCCAATCGCGACGCGACCGTCTTCACCGACCCGCACCGCTTCGACATCGGGCGACGGCCCAACCCGCATCTGGCCTTCGGACGCGGCGGGCATTTCTGCCTCGGCTCCAACCTGGCCCGCATGGAAATGCGCGTGCTGTTCGGGACGCTGCTCGATCGAGTCGGCGGCGCCGAGCTGACCGGGGCCGTGGAATACACCCGCAGCAACAAGCACACCGGAGTGCGGCACCTGCCGGTCCGGCTCTCGGGCGTCGGTGACTGA
- a CDS encoding GAF domain-containing protein encodes MVSNLAGGGQSHHGVEPGSQLGALETYAAQAHGYLSVGGDQLGQLPGLLRPMVLESWLRSLRGGVDPMDDGDGRGLRGADLERYRDAHPIAAVMPLVDKLLLRDATSTGLIVVVADQFGRVLSVHGNADRVQAAADAGLREGNDLSERRVGTNAVGLVVRTGRAAWIHGPEHFLHRMHQITGAAAPVHDPDGRLVGVLMIAGGVRVARPEILALVKAAATAAEMDLLLAAVRSGHDRRAPADAPAPERLGLEVLGLGQPQLTVAGERVPLSQRHAEILLLLSEHTEGLSADHLALLLDDADLDNATIRAAMSRLRSVVGSNVFGSRPYRLRVPIATDVEALRAALDSGDVDAAVRLYAGPVLPRSTAPGVIDIRDELRVRLRTAVLRSADATVLSRWTAGAEGRDDAAAWAAYRATVDRESPLYAQIEAKIRVLDRRLGADATQLQRFDS; translated from the coding sequence ATGGTCAGCAATCTCGCAGGTGGAGGGCAGTCCCACCATGGCGTCGAACCGGGCAGTCAGCTCGGGGCGCTCGAAACGTATGCCGCCCAGGCACATGGATACCTCAGTGTGGGCGGCGATCAGCTGGGGCAGCTGCCGGGTTTGCTGCGGCCGATGGTGCTCGAATCCTGGCTGCGCAGCCTGCGCGGCGGCGTGGATCCGATGGATGACGGCGATGGTCGCGGCCTGCGCGGCGCCGACCTGGAACGCTATCGCGACGCGCATCCCATCGCGGCGGTCATGCCGTTGGTGGACAAGCTGTTGCTGCGCGACGCGACCAGCACCGGCCTGATCGTGGTGGTGGCCGACCAGTTCGGTCGCGTGCTGTCCGTGCACGGCAACGCCGACCGGGTGCAGGCGGCCGCCGACGCGGGCCTGCGCGAGGGCAACGACCTGAGCGAACGCCGGGTGGGCACCAATGCCGTGGGCCTGGTGGTGCGCACCGGGCGCGCGGCCTGGATCCATGGGCCGGAGCATTTCCTGCACCGCATGCACCAGATCACGGGAGCCGCTGCGCCGGTGCACGATCCGGACGGCCGCCTGGTGGGCGTGCTGATGATCGCGGGCGGGGTGCGGGTGGCGCGCCCGGAGATCCTGGCCCTGGTGAAGGCGGCGGCCACCGCCGCGGAGATGGATCTGCTGCTGGCCGCGGTGCGTTCGGGTCATGATCGCCGCGCGCCGGCCGACGCGCCCGCGCCCGAACGCCTGGGCCTCGAGGTCCTGGGGCTCGGGCAGCCGCAGTTGACGGTGGCGGGTGAGCGGGTTCCGCTGTCGCAGCGGCACGCCGAGATCCTGCTGCTGCTGTCCGAGCACACCGAGGGCCTGTCGGCGGATCATCTGGCGCTGCTGCTCGACGACGCGGATCTGGACAATGCCACGATTCGCGCGGCCATGTCGCGGCTGCGCTCGGTGGTGGGTTCCAATGTTTTCGGTTCGCGTCCCTATCGTTTGCGCGTCCCGATCGCCACGGATGTCGAAGCCCTGCGCGCCGCGCTGGATTCCGGGGACGTGGACGCCGCGGTGCGGCTGTACGCGGGCCCGGTGCTGCCGCGGTCGACCGCGCCGGGAGTTATAGACATTCGCGATGAATTGCGAGTTCGCTTGCGTACCGCCGTCTTACGCTCGGCCGATGCCACGGTGCTGAGCCGGTGGACCGCGGGCGCCGAGGGGCGCGACGATGCGGCGGCGTGGGCGGCCTATCGGGCCACCGTCGATCGCGAATCTCCGCTGTACGCGCAGATCGAGGCGAAGATCCGAGTCCTGGATCGGCGCCTGGGCGCGGATGCAACGCAGTTGCAACGTTTCGACTCATAG